The Corvus hawaiiensis isolate bCorHaw1 chromosome 9, bCorHaw1.pri.cur, whole genome shotgun sequence genomic sequence ccagagagggaacagacacaggggctcggaccagccggggccacccccacaggctccccagaccggcgaggagggaagcgaggcagtgaggcaaagggaagggaagggcaaaaagaacaagaaaaaccaacagaacctttttccAGCTAGccagaacacaaaagaaacccaaagagcagcacagcgctcccggTGCACTCCCTGCCGAGCCCCTGGAGCCCTTGGGCTGAGCCGTTCAGCGGCCCCGTCCCCGGGTCCACCTTAAAGGCACGGCGTCCTTGGGCACTGAGCAgatggttaaggaataaagtgGCTTcgtaacatcaccccaggacactcAGGAAAAGCATCAAGTCAAAGAAACCAAAGagctctttcattttaattcagATTCCAGTTTTATGATCTAAgcaaatttctatttaaaaaactttttaaaaaaataaatggatcaGTAACTGTCCAGAGACTAAATTAAACTGCTGAAGGAAAGTGGGACCAGAAAGCCTCTGAATTTCACTTTGCTGAAGTATTTTCTGGCTGAAAAGGTTATTTTAGTAACTTGTACTATAGCATGCTTTATATAAAGTGTGTTTAGattctcaattttttttaatctcggAAACCATTCTTACCACTAACAATATAGTTTAAAAATTCcatatattttatttggtttagGAACAATTTAacaactatttaaaataaaaacatggcaTTTTACCATCTACAACTTTAAAGGGCAAGTTACCTTTCTAAAAGACAATCATCTGTCTTAACTGGCAAGCAGGTTCCTGGAGCCTGTGCAACTAAATCCAGTCATTTAGGGAAACCTAAAATTCTTCAACATGACAAATGAAAATCAGCATCAACTAAAGCAGAATCAGATTTATAAAAACATATCTCATTCCATAACAGActcaaatattaatttttgcttACATTTCTCCTCTTGCCTTTTCCCCCAAACCTACTATTTAGTATAGCAAAAGatttaaaatgtctttccaAGGAACTCAGGAAGGACAATACAAAATGTCAGTCAGTCTTACCTCCTGCAACTTGCTCTGAATCCATTGGCCAACAACTGCCAAACTATCACGAGGACAGATGGCCCAAATCATAGTGAGAAAGATGAGTGAGAGAAAATCCAGTAAGTGAACCAGGCTGGCTTTCTCTGCCTGCAAACAGAAATTGCCCGTTTTCATTCCTTACTGTCTGACATTTCTTCAGAATATAACAGAATTtggaaacactttaaaaatcactgattgttttttttctcctatgcAGCCACAGGAACAGGGCATGCACAACTTCCCCTGcttgtaccaaaaaaaaataaaatccactaGGATGTAAGGTACTTTCAGGCCAGAATTCACATAAGCTGCATAAATACAGCTGGAACAAATACATTCTGCCTATCAGCTTCTCTGAGAGATTCAAAGCTTGAGGTAGGATGGTGACAACATGCAGAAAAAAGTTCTTTAGTAAAAAAAACACCTCAATGTGAAtgaaaaaatctataaaaatacCTTCTTTACATTAATTTGAAAAGAGATAAGACATCACTGAGACAGGATCACTAATAGCATAAGGGGACAGTACAGGTAAtatatttatcttttatttcctgctgctttcctttaaATTCAGAATCTAAGAGAttgctctgttttccagagcTCTATTTGACATCGCAACAAATTGATCAGAGCATTTACGAGCAGCATCATGCAATACTTCTCTTTCTGCCAGTCAGGTAACACAGATTCCATACAAACAAGATAAGCTCTTTTTTattatcagaaatattttttagaagtttAAAGAGTTGCTTGGCTCAACCGAGCCCAAGAAACCATGATGTGAACTGTTGCTCACCCAAAATCATACAAGAACCAAGCTCCAGGTATTATTAAATTTTGACACTCTAAAACTGTGTGCTACAATAGTAACAGTATGATGTATTTTAAGATACTTTTTTGAAGTGTATCCACTCCTGCAGGTAACAATTACAGGAGTAACAGAGTTGCTGAGTACCTCCAGTTCTTTATGCCTGCGCTGTAAAAGAGGGATCTGCAGACCAAGTTCTAAATGACTCTTGAAAGTGAGCCATAATCCACCTGtacagctgtgaaaaaaatccctggcaGCCGTTGTGTTAACAGGGACTACCACAGGTCTTCTGACAGTTATTAAGTGCTACACGAATAATAAGGATCTACTGTAGCAGACTACTCATTTCAAACTCAATTTTGCATTAATTAGATAGAGTCACACTGAAAGCTTGGTTGGTAATGATAGGGAAAATCATAATTAGAGTAATTAGAATTAATAATTTAAGAATATTAGACAGCTTTCTTTAAAGACTTACTGCATGTTCCAGCACAGCGTGAGCTATTTCATGTCCTAAAATAAACGACAGCTGATGAATATCAGAAACTGCATCCAGCAACCCAGTAAAAACAAACACTTGACCATTCTGTAAAcgaagagaataaaaattaagtGGGAGACACATCAAGTGCTGTTTcaatattattaattttttgcGTGGTGTACAACTTACTGGAAGCACAAAAGCATTTACAGCTGGTTCATCCACCACGTGGATAACCCACTTGAGAGCTGAGACTTGGGGGACGTCCTTGTTACTTTCAGACAAATGCCCAACAATTGTCTCCACAACCTGGTAGCCTGCATCTGTCTCAGGTAACATTTGACTTTTAAATAGCTCcatccactgaaaaaaaaaattcattggTTGTAATTTTTAAGGTGGACAAATTTATACAAAACATGTAATTTGAAAATATCCTTgtaccttttctgtttttatctcGTGTCTCTGACAGACAGGAAATGGATACACTTGGATATGGTTTATCAAGTTTCACTTTACAACAGGAAGTCACAGAACTCAAAATTACAGGGACTAGTTCAATGGACAAGAAACAGTTAGGAATGTTTGCTCCATGCAAGTCatgtgctttttaatttttatgtgcCCCAAATGGAAAGGGAATTCTTAAAAAGGATGGGGACAAGAGAAAAGCGTAACAGATGGGGGCGGCTCTGCAGGGTTCTGGGCATGAAGTTCAAAACTCATCAAGGACACTACAAGGCTTGTTTGCCCATCTCATTAATAAGACTATCTCGAAAGCAACAGTTTTTGAGTACTTTCAATTTTTTGTCTAAAATCTTACCATATCATATTCCATCTCTGACAGTTCCTTAAAATGCTCTTTGCCAAACACCATGAGTCGAGTGCGCCCAGTGATGGGTGTCTCCTCCAAGTGggtaaaataaaacatgacaaATACAACTCCTAAGCTGCTGACACCCAGCAGGATCttccatttgttttttcttgcaCTTTCTTTAAAGAGCTCCCGTTTATCAGGAGGAAGTGCCTTCCACCATTTTCTTATGCTCCTGTAAGATACAAACAGCGTTAACTTAGGACATAGTTAAAAAGGAATTTGTTACTGTCTGTCCTTGCTCTATGCTCTATTACAGTCTCATCTCATGTAGGAGCTTATGGGAGGTTATCCTGTAATTGGCTTCCACTCCACTCCATTTCTTCGCTCCCACAGGAGAAGAAGGAATGCCCCTTAGTGTCTTGGTTCATCTCCCTCTACCACAtgtaaatgagaaagaaaagagcaaaagatACATCTAACACCTCtgataatggaaaaaaacacctCTTGTTGAGCAAACTGTCAGCCAAACAACACTACAAACACACCTGCCATCCTCCCCCCACTCACACTTTGCATGATGGGTCTTGCACTGAGAGGAAAGTAACACAGTATTTTACCTGCCAAGAATGATGGCAAATAATTTCTGAGCTGGCTTCACAATAATCCAGAAAAGAGGAACTGGTGCAGCCTGAAGTGATGGTGATGTGTGAAAAGACCTGATGATCTGAATGTTCCAAGCAGGAAAGTGATGTGGGAGTTGCCCTACAGAACTGATCTGGACGGATGGGATTGTCTTCCCCAGCGGCTGAGAAGACTGAGAACAAAACCTTCCTGAACTATGGTGTGCATTCCTGTACACTTCTGCATTTGGGACATCCAAAAGACATCTCAGTCCTTTACCAGCGAAGTTTCTATAGGAGTCAGGGTTTCCAGTCAAAAAACAC encodes the following:
- the OMA1 gene encoding metalloendopeptidase OMA1, mitochondrial, whose protein sequence is MSIICGLKLPGRNCVFSHLASLCKQGKCKNLSRSYTGWCRTQVDRAGCQRLDLSGYARKCFLTGNPDSYRNFAGKGLRCLLDVPNAEVYRNAHHSSGRFCSQSSQPLGKTIPSVQISSVGQLPHHFPAWNIQIIRSFHTSPSLQAAPVPLFWIIVKPAQKLFAIILGRSIRKWWKALPPDKRELFKESARKNKWKILLGVSSLGVVFVMFYFTHLEETPITGRTRLMVFGKEHFKELSEMEYDMWMELFKSQMLPETDAGYQVVETIVGHLSESNKDVPQVSALKWVIHVVDEPAVNAFVLPNGQVFVFTGLLDAVSDIHQLSFILGHEIAHAVLEHAAEKASLVHLLDFLSLIFLTMIWAICPRDSLAVVGQWIQSKLQEFMFDRPYSRTLEAEADKVGLQFAAKACMDVRASSVFWQQMELAEAIEGQPKLPEWLSTHPSHENRAEHLDRLIPEALKIRESCNCPSLSGPDPRLIFRLNMQRLLELAEGREAPNSTKQDPSKPKLDFPHTQKVEDMPVTFAVKPTN